The proteins below come from a single Solea senegalensis isolate Sse05_10M linkage group LG2, IFAPA_SoseM_1, whole genome shotgun sequence genomic window:
- the atp11a gene encoding phospholipid-transporting ATPase IH isoform X1, whose protein sequence is MGMDLSTLRTLISRYCVGEENWVDSRTIYIGHKEPPPGTEAFIQQRFPDNRIVSSKYTFWNFIPKNMFEQFRRVANFYFLIIFLVQLIIDTPTSPITSGLPLIFVITVTAIKQGYEDWLRHKADNAVNQCPVQVVEHGKVICKQSHKLRVGDVVLVKEDESFPCDLILLSSSRDDGTCYVTTASLDGESSHKTYYAVQDTKAYTTEKEVDSIHGTIECEQPQPDLYKFVGRINIYMDNEPVARPLGSENLLLRGATLKNTEYIYAAVIYTGMETKMALNYQSKSQKRSAVEKSMNAYLVVYLCILISKALINTLLKYVWQADPNRDEPWYNQRTEAERQRHIVIRAFTDFLAFMVLFNYIIPVSMYVTVEMQKFLGSYFIMWDDEMMDEELGERAMVNTSDLNEELGQVEYVFTDKTGTLTENNMEFIECCVDGHVYVPNVICNGQVMPGAAGMDMIDTSPGPEAKEREELFFRALCLCHTVQVKEEETVDGIKHGIHQGKSSSLYISSSPDEVALVEGMKRLGFTYLRLKDSHMEILNREDEIEKFELLEVLTFDSVRRRMSVIVRSGSGEFYLFCKGADSSIFPRCVAGKVDQVRSRVEHNAVEGLRTLCVAYKPLIPEQYQELCHLLNGAKLALQDRDKRLAEAYDLIEKDLILLGATAVEDRLQEKAADTIESLHKAGMKVWVLTGDKMETASATCYASKLFHRNTQILELTTKRTEEQSLHDVLFDLSRTILRQHGGMTRDSFSGLSGDCTDYGLIIDGATLSAVLRPSQEDSNSGNYKEIFLEICRNCSAVLCCRMAPLQKAQIVKLIKASKENPITLAIGDGANDVSMILEAHVGIGIMGKEGRQATRNSDYAIPKFKHLKKLLLVHGHYYYIRISELVQYFFYKNVCFIFPQFLYQFFCGFSQQPLYDTAYLTLYNISFTSLPILLYSLMEQHINMEILKKDPSLYRDIAKNSLLRWPIFIYWTILGVYDAIVLFFGAYFLFDNTTFTSNGQLMTTNTQMMFGNWTFGTLVFTVLVFTVTFKLALDTHYWTWINHFVIWGSLIFFVVFSLLWGGIIWPFLNYQRMYYVFMQMLSSGPAWLSIILLITASLLPDVVKKVIWRALWPTTTERIQNADRLYKGHLSEFTPLSSLLTPSKAGGHQRGNQRIAQNPRRSEPIKKKLMFTRWQRTQDYYTFTPLLQFADGSREGQSYNRMGPETSV, encoded by the exons TGTGTCGGTGAGGAGAACTGGGTGGACAGCAGGACCATTTACATCGGACACAAGGAGCCTCCTCCTGGTACTGAAGCCTTCATACAACAAAGATTCCCAGACAACAGAATTGTTTCTTCCAAG TACACATTTTGGAACTTCATCCCTAAGAACATGTTCGAACAGTTCAGGAGAGTTGCCAACTTCTACTTTCTCATCATATTTCTGGTCCAG TTGATCATCGACACACCCACCAGTCCAATCACTAGTGGACTGCCGCTCATCTTTGTCATCACAGTCACTGCCATTAAACAG gGTTATGAGGACTGGTTGAGACACAAAGCAGACAATGCTGTCAACCAGTGTCCTGTGCAGGTGGTGGAGCATGGGAAAGTGATATGCAAACAAAGTCACAAGCTCagg GTTGGAGATGTTGTCCTGGTGAAAGAGGATGAATCTTTTCCATGTGACCTCATACTTCTGTCCTCATCACGAGATGACGGCACCTGCTACGTCACAACAGCCAGTCTGGATGGAGAGAGCAGCCACAag ACATACTATGCAGTTCAGGACACCAAAGCGTACACCACAGAAAAAGAGGTCGACTCGATCCATGGCACTATTGAATGTGAACAACCACAGCCGGACCTGTACAA ATTTGTAGGACGtatcaacatctacatggacaATGAGCCAGTGGCCAG GCCACTGGGATCAGAGAACCTGCTGCTGCGAGGAGCCACACTCAAGAACACAGAATACATCTATG CTGCTGTCATCTACACTGGCATGGAAACCAAGATGGCTCTCAACTACCAGTCCAAGTCCCAGAAACGCTCTGCGGTGGAAAA GTCGATGAATGCATATCTGGTGGTCTACCTGTGCATTCTTATTAGCAAGGCCCTCATCAACACCTTGCTTAAGTATGTGTGGCAGGCCGATCCTAACAGAGATGAGCCATGGTACAACCAGAGGACAGaagcagagagacaaagacatatT GTGATCAGGGCATTCACAGACTTCTTGGCCTTCATGGTCCTCTTCAACTACATCATTCCCGTCTCCATGTACGTCACTGTAGAGATGCAGAAGTTCCTGGGCTCCTACTTCATCATGTGGGACGATGAGATGATGGATGAGGAGCTGGGGGAGCGAGCCATGGTCAATACATCCGACCTGAACGAGGAGCTGGGTCAG GTGGAGTATGTGTTCACAGACAAGACGGGGACACTGACAGAGAACAACATGGAGTTCATTGAGTGCTGTGTGGACGGACATGTTTATGTGCCTAATGTCATCTGTAATGGACAG GTGATGCCTGGTGCTGCAGGTATGGACATGATTGACACATCGCCAGGCCCTGAAGccaaa GAGCGAGAGGAACTGTTTTTCCGggcactgtgtctgtgtcacactgttcaggtaaaggaggaggagacggtggACGGGATCAAACATGGCATCCACCAGGGCAAGTCCTCGTCCCTCTACATCTCCTCGTCTCCTGACGAGGTGGCGCTGGTGGAGGGAATGAAGAG GCTCGGCTTCACATACCTAAGACTCAAGGACAGTCACATGGAGATCTTAAACAGGGAGGATGAGATTGAGAA GTTTGAGCTGCTGGAGGTTTTGACGTTCGACTCTGTCAGACGGAGGATGAGTGTCATTGTCAGATCTGGCTCTg gtgagtTCTATCTGTTTTGCAAAGGTGCAGACTCCTCCATCTTCCCCAGGTGCGTCGCAGGAAAGGTGGATCAGGTTCGATCTCGTGTGGAGCACAACGCAGTG GAGGGTCTGAGAACTCTTTGTGTGGCCTATAAGCCTCTGATCCCTGAACAGTATCAAGAGCTCTGCCATTTGCTCAATGGCGCCAAATTGGCACTGCAGGACCGCGACAAACGCCTGGCTGAGGCGTATGACCTCATAGAGAAAGACCTGATACTTTTGGGAGCCACCGCAGTGGAGGACAG GCTCCAGGAAAAAGCAGCGGACACCATTGAGTCTCTCCACAAAGCTGGTATGAAGGTTTGGGTGTTGACCGGAGACAAGATGGAAACAGCGTCAGCAACCTGCTATGCCAGCAAGCTCTTCCACCGCAACACCCAGATCCTGGAGCTGACCACCAAACGTACCGAGGAGCAGAGCCTTCATGATGTCCTCTTTGACCTGAGCAGGACCATCCTCAGGCAGCATGGAGGCATGACCAGGGACTCTTTCTCTGG TTTATCAGGTGACTGCACTGACTATGGCTTGATCATTGACGGAGCCACGCTCTCTGCTGTGTTGCGGCCCAGCCAGGAGGACTCAAACTCAGGGAACTACAAAGAGATCTTCTTAGAAATCTGCCGCAACTGCAGTGCTGTTCTCTGCTGTCGAATGGCCCCACTCCAGAAAGCACAG ATTGTGAAGCTGATCAAAGCCTCCAAGGAGAACCCCATCACACTGGCGATTGGGGATGGAGCTAATGATGTCAGCATGATCCTGGAGGCGCATGTTGGTATTG GTATTATGGGTAAAGAGGGTCGTCAAGCCACGCGCAACAGTGACTATGCCATCCCAAAGTTCAAACACCTCAAGAAGTTGCTGCTTGTTCATGGACACTATTACTACATACGCATCTCTGAGCTTGTGCAATACTTCTTCTACAAG aATGTCTGTTTCATCTTCCCTCAGTTCCTCTACCAGTTCTTCTGCGGCTTCTCACAACAg CCTCTGTATGACACAGCCTACTTGACTCTGTACAACATCAGCTTCACGTCGCTGCCCATTCTGCTCTACAGTCTCATGGAGCAGCACATTAACATGGAAATCCTGAAGAAGGACCCATCTCTGTACCG agaTATTGCAAAGAACTCTTTGCTGCGCTGGCCCATCTTCATTTACTGGACCATCCTCGGTGTTTATGAtgccattgtgttgttttttggtgcTTATTTTCTGTTTGACAACACCACCTTCACCAGCAATGGACAG cTAATGACAACCAACACACAGATG ATGTTTGGAAACTGGACCTTTGGGACACTGGTCTTCACTGTTTTAGTCTTCACGGTTACATTTAAG TTGGCTCTAGATACTCACTACTGGACTTGGATCAACCATTTTGTCATCTGGGgctctttgattttctttgtggtCTTCTCTTTGCTGTGGGGAGGAATAATCTG gcCTTTCCTCAACTATCAGAGGATGTATTATGTTTTCATGCAGATGTTGTCCAGTGGTCCGGCCTGGCTGAGTATAATTCTGCTGATAACAGCCAGTTTGCTGCCAGATGTGGTGAAGAAGGTGATCTGGAGGGCACTGTGGCCAACCACCACTGAACGCATACAG AATGCTGACAGACTTTATAAGGGCCACCTGTCTGAGTTCACCCCCCTGTCGTCTCTCCTTACTCCATCCAAGGCTGGTGGCCACCAGCGAGGAAACCAAAGGATCGCCCAAAACCCTAGAAGGTCTGAACCTATAAAAAAGAAACTCATGTTCACACGCTGGCAAAGAACACAGGACTACTACACCTTCACCCCTCTCCTCCAATTCGCTGATGGCTCCAGGGAGGGCCAAAGCTATAATCGGATGGGGCCTGAAACTTCAGTCTAG
- the atp11a gene encoding phospholipid-transporting ATPase IH isoform X6: MGMDLSTLRTLISRYCVGEENWVDSRTIYIGHKEPPPGTEAFIQQRFPDNRIVSSKYTFWNFIPKNMFEQFRRVANFYFLIIFLVQLIIDTPTSPITSGLPLIFVITVTAIKQGYEDWLRHKADNAVNQCPVQVVEHGKVICKQSHKLRVGDVVLVKEDESFPCDLILLSSSRDDGTCYVTTASLDGESSHKTYYAVQDTKAYTTEKEVDSIHGTIECEQPQPDLYKFVGRINIYMDNEPVARPLGSENLLLRGATLKNTEYIYAAVIYTGMETKMALNYQSKSQKRSAVEKSMNAYLVVYLCILISKALINTLLKYVWQADPNRDEPWYNQRTEAERQRHIVIRAFTDFLAFMVLFNYIIPVSMYVTVEMQKFLGSYFIMWDDEMMDEELGERAMVNTSDLNEELGQVEYVFTDKTGTLTENNMEFIECCVDGHVYVPNVICNGQVMPGAAGMDMIDTSPGPEAKEREELFFRALCLCHTVQVKEEETVDGIKHGIHQGKSSSLYISSSPDEVALVEGMKRLGFTYLRLKDSHMEILNREDEIEKFELLEVLTFDSVRRRMSVIVRSGSGEFYLFCKGADSSIFPRCVAGKVDQVRSRVEHNAVEGLRTLCVAYKPLIPEQYQELCHLLNGAKLALQDRDKRLAEAYDLIEKDLILLGATAVEDRLQEKAADTIESLHKAGMKVWVLTGDKMETASATCYASKLFHRNTQILELTTKRTEEQSLHDVLFDLSRTILRQHGGMTRDSFSGLSGDCTDYGLIIDGATLSAVLRPSQEDSNSGNYKEIFLEICRNCSAVLCCRMAPLQKAQIVKLIKASKENPITLAIGDGANDVSMILEAHVGIGIMGKEGRQATRNSDYAIPKFKHLKKLLLVHGHYYYIRISELVQYFFYKNVCFIFPQFLYQFFCGFSQQPLYDTAYLTLYNISFTSLPILLYSLMEQHINMEILKKDPSLYRDIAKNSLLRWPIFIYWTILGVYDAIVLFFGAYFLFDNTTFTSNGQMFGNWTFGTLVFTVLVFTVTFKLALDTHYWTWINHFVIWGSLIFFVVFSLLWGGIIWPFLNYQRMYYVFMQMLSSGPAWLSIILLITASLLPDVVKKVIWRALWPTTTERIQSKRRCLASEPSTIFMLSQTSSRISF; encoded by the exons TGTGTCGGTGAGGAGAACTGGGTGGACAGCAGGACCATTTACATCGGACACAAGGAGCCTCCTCCTGGTACTGAAGCCTTCATACAACAAAGATTCCCAGACAACAGAATTGTTTCTTCCAAG TACACATTTTGGAACTTCATCCCTAAGAACATGTTCGAACAGTTCAGGAGAGTTGCCAACTTCTACTTTCTCATCATATTTCTGGTCCAG TTGATCATCGACACACCCACCAGTCCAATCACTAGTGGACTGCCGCTCATCTTTGTCATCACAGTCACTGCCATTAAACAG gGTTATGAGGACTGGTTGAGACACAAAGCAGACAATGCTGTCAACCAGTGTCCTGTGCAGGTGGTGGAGCATGGGAAAGTGATATGCAAACAAAGTCACAAGCTCagg GTTGGAGATGTTGTCCTGGTGAAAGAGGATGAATCTTTTCCATGTGACCTCATACTTCTGTCCTCATCACGAGATGACGGCACCTGCTACGTCACAACAGCCAGTCTGGATGGAGAGAGCAGCCACAag ACATACTATGCAGTTCAGGACACCAAAGCGTACACCACAGAAAAAGAGGTCGACTCGATCCATGGCACTATTGAATGTGAACAACCACAGCCGGACCTGTACAA ATTTGTAGGACGtatcaacatctacatggacaATGAGCCAGTGGCCAG GCCACTGGGATCAGAGAACCTGCTGCTGCGAGGAGCCACACTCAAGAACACAGAATACATCTATG CTGCTGTCATCTACACTGGCATGGAAACCAAGATGGCTCTCAACTACCAGTCCAAGTCCCAGAAACGCTCTGCGGTGGAAAA GTCGATGAATGCATATCTGGTGGTCTACCTGTGCATTCTTATTAGCAAGGCCCTCATCAACACCTTGCTTAAGTATGTGTGGCAGGCCGATCCTAACAGAGATGAGCCATGGTACAACCAGAGGACAGaagcagagagacaaagacatatT GTGATCAGGGCATTCACAGACTTCTTGGCCTTCATGGTCCTCTTCAACTACATCATTCCCGTCTCCATGTACGTCACTGTAGAGATGCAGAAGTTCCTGGGCTCCTACTTCATCATGTGGGACGATGAGATGATGGATGAGGAGCTGGGGGAGCGAGCCATGGTCAATACATCCGACCTGAACGAGGAGCTGGGTCAG GTGGAGTATGTGTTCACAGACAAGACGGGGACACTGACAGAGAACAACATGGAGTTCATTGAGTGCTGTGTGGACGGACATGTTTATGTGCCTAATGTCATCTGTAATGGACAG GTGATGCCTGGTGCTGCAGGTATGGACATGATTGACACATCGCCAGGCCCTGAAGccaaa GAGCGAGAGGAACTGTTTTTCCGggcactgtgtctgtgtcacactgttcaggtaaaggaggaggagacggtggACGGGATCAAACATGGCATCCACCAGGGCAAGTCCTCGTCCCTCTACATCTCCTCGTCTCCTGACGAGGTGGCGCTGGTGGAGGGAATGAAGAG GCTCGGCTTCACATACCTAAGACTCAAGGACAGTCACATGGAGATCTTAAACAGGGAGGATGAGATTGAGAA GTTTGAGCTGCTGGAGGTTTTGACGTTCGACTCTGTCAGACGGAGGATGAGTGTCATTGTCAGATCTGGCTCTg gtgagtTCTATCTGTTTTGCAAAGGTGCAGACTCCTCCATCTTCCCCAGGTGCGTCGCAGGAAAGGTGGATCAGGTTCGATCTCGTGTGGAGCACAACGCAGTG GAGGGTCTGAGAACTCTTTGTGTGGCCTATAAGCCTCTGATCCCTGAACAGTATCAAGAGCTCTGCCATTTGCTCAATGGCGCCAAATTGGCACTGCAGGACCGCGACAAACGCCTGGCTGAGGCGTATGACCTCATAGAGAAAGACCTGATACTTTTGGGAGCCACCGCAGTGGAGGACAG GCTCCAGGAAAAAGCAGCGGACACCATTGAGTCTCTCCACAAAGCTGGTATGAAGGTTTGGGTGTTGACCGGAGACAAGATGGAAACAGCGTCAGCAACCTGCTATGCCAGCAAGCTCTTCCACCGCAACACCCAGATCCTGGAGCTGACCACCAAACGTACCGAGGAGCAGAGCCTTCATGATGTCCTCTTTGACCTGAGCAGGACCATCCTCAGGCAGCATGGAGGCATGACCAGGGACTCTTTCTCTGG TTTATCAGGTGACTGCACTGACTATGGCTTGATCATTGACGGAGCCACGCTCTCTGCTGTGTTGCGGCCCAGCCAGGAGGACTCAAACTCAGGGAACTACAAAGAGATCTTCTTAGAAATCTGCCGCAACTGCAGTGCTGTTCTCTGCTGTCGAATGGCCCCACTCCAGAAAGCACAG ATTGTGAAGCTGATCAAAGCCTCCAAGGAGAACCCCATCACACTGGCGATTGGGGATGGAGCTAATGATGTCAGCATGATCCTGGAGGCGCATGTTGGTATTG GTATTATGGGTAAAGAGGGTCGTCAAGCCACGCGCAACAGTGACTATGCCATCCCAAAGTTCAAACACCTCAAGAAGTTGCTGCTTGTTCATGGACACTATTACTACATACGCATCTCTGAGCTTGTGCAATACTTCTTCTACAAG aATGTCTGTTTCATCTTCCCTCAGTTCCTCTACCAGTTCTTCTGCGGCTTCTCACAACAg CCTCTGTATGACACAGCCTACTTGACTCTGTACAACATCAGCTTCACGTCGCTGCCCATTCTGCTCTACAGTCTCATGGAGCAGCACATTAACATGGAAATCCTGAAGAAGGACCCATCTCTGTACCG agaTATTGCAAAGAACTCTTTGCTGCGCTGGCCCATCTTCATTTACTGGACCATCCTCGGTGTTTATGAtgccattgtgttgttttttggtgcTTATTTTCTGTTTGACAACACCACCTTCACCAGCAATGGACAG ATGTTTGGAAACTGGACCTTTGGGACACTGGTCTTCACTGTTTTAGTCTTCACGGTTACATTTAAG TTGGCTCTAGATACTCACTACTGGACTTGGATCAACCATTTTGTCATCTGGGgctctttgattttctttgtggtCTTCTCTTTGCTGTGGGGAGGAATAATCTG gcCTTTCCTCAACTATCAGAGGATGTATTATGTTTTCATGCAGATGTTGTCCAGTGGTCCGGCCTGGCTGAGTATAATTCTGCTGATAACAGCCAGTTTGCTGCCAGATGTGGTGAAGAAGGTGATCTGGAGGGCACTGTGGCCAACCACCACTGAACGCATACAG TCTAAGCGTCGGTGCCTGGCCTCCGAGCCCTCCACCATCTTCATGCTGTCTCAGACCTCCAGCAGAATCAGTTTCTAA
- the atp11a gene encoding phospholipid-transporting ATPase IH isoform X5 translates to MGMDLSTLRTLISRYCVGEENWVDSRTIYIGHKEPPPGTEAFIQQRFPDNRIVSSKYTFWNFIPKNMFEQFRRVANFYFLIIFLVQLIIDTPTSPITSGLPLIFVITVTAIKQGYEDWLRHKADNAVNQCPVQVVEHGKVICKQSHKLRVGDVVLVKEDESFPCDLILLSSSRDDGTCYVTTASLDGESSHKTYYAVQDTKAYTTEKEVDSIHGTIECEQPQPDLYKFVGRINIYMDNEPVARPLGSENLLLRGATLKNTEYIYAAVIYTGMETKMALNYQSKSQKRSAVEKSMNAYLVVYLCILISKALINTLLKYVWQADPNRDEPWYNQRTEAERQRHIVIRAFTDFLAFMVLFNYIIPVSMYVTVEMQKFLGSYFIMWDDEMMDEELGERAMVNTSDLNEELGQVEYVFTDKTGTLTENNMEFIECCVDGHVYVPNVICNGQVMPGAAGMDMIDTSPGPEAKEREELFFRALCLCHTVQVKEEETVDGIKHGIHQGKSSSLYISSSPDEVALVEGMKRLGFTYLRLKDSHMEILNREDEIEKFELLEVLTFDSVRRRMSVIVRSGSGEFYLFCKGADSSIFPRCVAGKVDQVRSRVEHNAVEGLRTLCVAYKPLIPEQYQELCHLLNGAKLALQDRDKRLAEAYDLIEKDLILLGATAVEDRLQEKAADTIESLHKAGMKVWVLTGDKMETASATCYASKLFHRNTQILELTTKRTEEQSLHDVLFDLSRTILRQHGGMTRDSFSGLSGDCTDYGLIIDGATLSAVLRPSQEDSNSGNYKEIFLEICRNCSAVLCCRMAPLQKAQIVKLIKASKENPITLAIGDGANDVSMILEAHVGIGIMGKEGRQATRNSDYAIPKFKHLKKLLLVHGHYYYIRISELVQYFFYKNVCFIFPQFLYQFFCGFSQQPLYDTAYLTLYNISFTSLPILLYSLMEQHINMEILKKDPSLYRDIAKNSLLRWPIFIYWTILGVYDAIVLFFGAYFLFDNTTFTSNGQLMTTNTQMMFGNWTFGTLVFTVLVFTVTFKLALDTHYWTWINHFVIWGSLIFFVVFSLLWGGIIWPFLNYQRMYYVFMQMLSSGPAWLSIILLITASLLPDVVKKVIWRALWPTTTERIQSKRRCLASEPSTIFMLSQTSSRISF, encoded by the exons TGTGTCGGTGAGGAGAACTGGGTGGACAGCAGGACCATTTACATCGGACACAAGGAGCCTCCTCCTGGTACTGAAGCCTTCATACAACAAAGATTCCCAGACAACAGAATTGTTTCTTCCAAG TACACATTTTGGAACTTCATCCCTAAGAACATGTTCGAACAGTTCAGGAGAGTTGCCAACTTCTACTTTCTCATCATATTTCTGGTCCAG TTGATCATCGACACACCCACCAGTCCAATCACTAGTGGACTGCCGCTCATCTTTGTCATCACAGTCACTGCCATTAAACAG gGTTATGAGGACTGGTTGAGACACAAAGCAGACAATGCTGTCAACCAGTGTCCTGTGCAGGTGGTGGAGCATGGGAAAGTGATATGCAAACAAAGTCACAAGCTCagg GTTGGAGATGTTGTCCTGGTGAAAGAGGATGAATCTTTTCCATGTGACCTCATACTTCTGTCCTCATCACGAGATGACGGCACCTGCTACGTCACAACAGCCAGTCTGGATGGAGAGAGCAGCCACAag ACATACTATGCAGTTCAGGACACCAAAGCGTACACCACAGAAAAAGAGGTCGACTCGATCCATGGCACTATTGAATGTGAACAACCACAGCCGGACCTGTACAA ATTTGTAGGACGtatcaacatctacatggacaATGAGCCAGTGGCCAG GCCACTGGGATCAGAGAACCTGCTGCTGCGAGGAGCCACACTCAAGAACACAGAATACATCTATG CTGCTGTCATCTACACTGGCATGGAAACCAAGATGGCTCTCAACTACCAGTCCAAGTCCCAGAAACGCTCTGCGGTGGAAAA GTCGATGAATGCATATCTGGTGGTCTACCTGTGCATTCTTATTAGCAAGGCCCTCATCAACACCTTGCTTAAGTATGTGTGGCAGGCCGATCCTAACAGAGATGAGCCATGGTACAACCAGAGGACAGaagcagagagacaaagacatatT GTGATCAGGGCATTCACAGACTTCTTGGCCTTCATGGTCCTCTTCAACTACATCATTCCCGTCTCCATGTACGTCACTGTAGAGATGCAGAAGTTCCTGGGCTCCTACTTCATCATGTGGGACGATGAGATGATGGATGAGGAGCTGGGGGAGCGAGCCATGGTCAATACATCCGACCTGAACGAGGAGCTGGGTCAG GTGGAGTATGTGTTCACAGACAAGACGGGGACACTGACAGAGAACAACATGGAGTTCATTGAGTGCTGTGTGGACGGACATGTTTATGTGCCTAATGTCATCTGTAATGGACAG GTGATGCCTGGTGCTGCAGGTATGGACATGATTGACACATCGCCAGGCCCTGAAGccaaa GAGCGAGAGGAACTGTTTTTCCGggcactgtgtctgtgtcacactgttcaggtaaaggaggaggagacggtggACGGGATCAAACATGGCATCCACCAGGGCAAGTCCTCGTCCCTCTACATCTCCTCGTCTCCTGACGAGGTGGCGCTGGTGGAGGGAATGAAGAG GCTCGGCTTCACATACCTAAGACTCAAGGACAGTCACATGGAGATCTTAAACAGGGAGGATGAGATTGAGAA GTTTGAGCTGCTGGAGGTTTTGACGTTCGACTCTGTCAGACGGAGGATGAGTGTCATTGTCAGATCTGGCTCTg gtgagtTCTATCTGTTTTGCAAAGGTGCAGACTCCTCCATCTTCCCCAGGTGCGTCGCAGGAAAGGTGGATCAGGTTCGATCTCGTGTGGAGCACAACGCAGTG GAGGGTCTGAGAACTCTTTGTGTGGCCTATAAGCCTCTGATCCCTGAACAGTATCAAGAGCTCTGCCATTTGCTCAATGGCGCCAAATTGGCACTGCAGGACCGCGACAAACGCCTGGCTGAGGCGTATGACCTCATAGAGAAAGACCTGATACTTTTGGGAGCCACCGCAGTGGAGGACAG GCTCCAGGAAAAAGCAGCGGACACCATTGAGTCTCTCCACAAAGCTGGTATGAAGGTTTGGGTGTTGACCGGAGACAAGATGGAAACAGCGTCAGCAACCTGCTATGCCAGCAAGCTCTTCCACCGCAACACCCAGATCCTGGAGCTGACCACCAAACGTACCGAGGAGCAGAGCCTTCATGATGTCCTCTTTGACCTGAGCAGGACCATCCTCAGGCAGCATGGAGGCATGACCAGGGACTCTTTCTCTGG TTTATCAGGTGACTGCACTGACTATGGCTTGATCATTGACGGAGCCACGCTCTCTGCTGTGTTGCGGCCCAGCCAGGAGGACTCAAACTCAGGGAACTACAAAGAGATCTTCTTAGAAATCTGCCGCAACTGCAGTGCTGTTCTCTGCTGTCGAATGGCCCCACTCCAGAAAGCACAG ATTGTGAAGCTGATCAAAGCCTCCAAGGAGAACCCCATCACACTGGCGATTGGGGATGGAGCTAATGATGTCAGCATGATCCTGGAGGCGCATGTTGGTATTG GTATTATGGGTAAAGAGGGTCGTCAAGCCACGCGCAACAGTGACTATGCCATCCCAAAGTTCAAACACCTCAAGAAGTTGCTGCTTGTTCATGGACACTATTACTACATACGCATCTCTGAGCTTGTGCAATACTTCTTCTACAAG aATGTCTGTTTCATCTTCCCTCAGTTCCTCTACCAGTTCTTCTGCGGCTTCTCACAACAg CCTCTGTATGACACAGCCTACTTGACTCTGTACAACATCAGCTTCACGTCGCTGCCCATTCTGCTCTACAGTCTCATGGAGCAGCACATTAACATGGAAATCCTGAAGAAGGACCCATCTCTGTACCG agaTATTGCAAAGAACTCTTTGCTGCGCTGGCCCATCTTCATTTACTGGACCATCCTCGGTGTTTATGAtgccattgtgttgttttttggtgcTTATTTTCTGTTTGACAACACCACCTTCACCAGCAATGGACAG cTAATGACAACCAACACACAGATG ATGTTTGGAAACTGGACCTTTGGGACACTGGTCTTCACTGTTTTAGTCTTCACGGTTACATTTAAG TTGGCTCTAGATACTCACTACTGGACTTGGATCAACCATTTTGTCATCTGGGgctctttgattttctttgtggtCTTCTCTTTGCTGTGGGGAGGAATAATCTG gcCTTTCCTCAACTATCAGAGGATGTATTATGTTTTCATGCAGATGTTGTCCAGTGGTCCGGCCTGGCTGAGTATAATTCTGCTGATAACAGCCAGTTTGCTGCCAGATGTGGTGAAGAAGGTGATCTGGAGGGCACTGTGGCCAACCACCACTGAACGCATACAG TCTAAGCGTCGGTGCCTGGCCTCCGAGCCCTCCACCATCTTCATGCTGTCTCAGACCTCCAGCAGAATCAGTTTCTAA